GAGACTGCACCCCATTACTTACGGATGCAGTCTTTCCTTGTTTGTATCTCTTATTTCAACGTCCAGCCTGCAGTCCAGTCGTCGTTTGCATTGACTGCACCTTTGAATAGGGCTTTTGTGAAATAGCTGTCTACAGTGCTCATGTCTTTACCTCCGTCAATTGTTCCTACGTATCCGTTTGTAAAGCTGAATGTCTGGTTAACTGCATTTCCTGTTTTGGTATCCAAAGCCAGTGCTGCGCCCGATTCGTAAGAATATGCGTTTGCAGTGTATACATATTGTATTTCAGACTTGCCGTCGATGAAGCTTTGTTCTGTTTCGGCAGTAGCAGTTGTTATGCACTTAGGTTTACCGGTAACAAGCGAGTTGTAGAGCTTAACATAAGTTCCGGCACGAAGTCTGATACCTCTTTTCTGAGCATTGGTATCGTTGTTGCCAATCAATGTAAGGTTGGCAAGAGTTGGGCACGAAGCCGGTTTTCTTGCGAAGTCGTCCGAGCGGGTATCTGCTTCGATAAGGCAGTCGCCGTTTGCAGTACCGGTTGCATCGGGAGCGCTTTGATCCTGAACGGCAATCCAGAATTGGCCTCTTCCTACCCATCCGTCGGTCCAGTCGAACGAATCGTCTTCACTGGCGGTCGATACAAGATATTTAGCGTCAACCGTACCGCCGAACCATTCAAAACCATCATCGGCACCTTTGTAAGATTGCAGGTGGTCTAGTTGAGTACCTCTACCTACACCGTAGAACGTGAAACCGTTTGATTCTTTATCCGCGTTGAAAGCGAAGCCGGTGTATTCCAGACGTACGTAAGAGAGCACTCCCGAATTGTCGTTCGCATCTGTTCCTCCGAATGGAGCGTCGCCAATTTCCGATTTTGTTGCTCCGATAAGATTGATAGGAGCTTTACCGCAGATGTGGATACCACCCCATGCTTTCGGCTCTTTCAGTACAGAGGTCATTACAACCGGTTTGTCTTTTGTTCCTTTGGCATTGATCTTACCACCTTGTTCAACCAAGATGTAATCACATGCTCCGTCGATAGCGCGAGTCGATTCAATTGTTACTCCCTCCTGAATAATCAGGTTACCGCCATTCTTTACATGATATCCTCCGGTTAAAGTATATTTCTGTCCGGCAAGCAGTGTGCGGGTTCCGGTCAATTCTCCTTTCAGTTCGTATCCGTTCGGATCGGCTTTTGTTTCAATTGCATTGTCGTTGTCACTGCTACAGCTTGTTGTCAACGTACTCATTGTCAATGAAAAAAGTACAAGAAAACTAATTTTCAAAAAGTTCTTTTTCATAAATCCTTTAATTAAAATGTTAGTTATTACTCTATGTTATTGAGGTTAAAAATTGTATGTGAATCCCAGGTCGAAGCTTGTGCCGTCCTTATGATACTTTACAGTCTCCACTTTGCCTGTGCCTGATATTTTCTGTGTAAACTTCCGGTCCTGATTAATCAGGTTCTTTGCCTGGAACTTGAATTGAAGGTGCTTATTAACACTGTATCTGCCTATAAAGTCGAGTGCGTTGAATGCCTTCTCTTCCACGTTGTTTACGTTGTTGATACCCACTGTATGAATGCGCGGCCCTTGCAGGTTGTAAACCAAAGAGAGTGACAGCATTTTATCTTTCGAAAATTTAGGAGAGTAGTTCAAGTCGGCATTAACCAGGTAGGGCGATGCTCCCTGCAGCTGTCTCGATTTGTCGGTATAAATACCATCTTCGGGCAGTGTAATCTTGGTATAGATATACGAAGCATTGAAATCCAGTTTCAGGTACTTTGCCAGCTTCTTTTTCATTTCCAACTCTATTCCGGCTACCATTCCTTTGTTCACATTGCGGAAGCTTTGTATGGCCGAACCCGAATATTCCTGAATACATTCGATAGGAGAGTCGAGGTATTTGTAGTAAGCCGATATTGAGTACATTTCGCCGGAGAGAGGGAATATCTCATAACGCAAGTCGATGTTGTAGTTGTATCCGTTCTTGATATCTGCATATCCTCTCACAATTTCTCCGCCATACGATTCCTGGTATTCAAACGGAGCCATCTCAATGAATGATGGGCGGGTTACGGTGCGTGATGCACTAAGTCTCATGCTGCTTTGCTTGTCGATGGTATATTTCAGGTTCAGTGCCGGGAAGAGATCGTCGCTGTTCAGTTCCGCCCGCTTTTCGGCAGCGGCATCGTTCCAGTATCTTACCCATTGTTGTGAGTGTTCGTAGCGTACACCTGCTCCGGCCAACAGTTTGTCCATCGGCGAGAATTCAATTTCGGCGAATCCGGCATAGAGGTCGTTGCCTGCAAAGTATTTGTTACGTGGCTGCGAGCTCTTGTTGATGTAGATGCTTCCATTCCGCAGATTCTCGAAATTCAGGTAGCTGTCCGTGTTGTATATATCCGTAATCACCGGTCTTATTCCATCGACGTTGTAGTAGAAGTTTGCCGAGTAGTAGTCTCTTGATTTGCTTTTGGCGGCTCCACCGATGCGGATGAAGTTACTCTCCGAATAGTTATTGGTGAAGTTGTATTTTAGTTTCATGTCGCCTACCCATTCGTTTTCATCCAGCTCGCCAAAGTAGCGCATGGTTTCCTGTTGGTTCAGTCTGAACAGTGACAGCGTTCTGTTGTCTCCCTTGGCAAACATCACCTGACGGCGGTCGGGTTCGTCGCTGCTAGTCTTGCCGTAAGAGCCTTGCCAGTTAAGCAAAAGCTTGTCGCTCAAGGAATGTTGTCCTGCCAACTGATTATTTAGCAGTGCATAGATATGATAGATGCTGTTGCTTCCCCTCAGCAGAATACCCTCCGGATCTACTCCGTCGCGGTCCGAATAGCTGTCGTCGGTGCTCTTTACGTACATTACGTTGTATGTCAGTAAATCGTTCTTTCTTAATGTATAGCTCAACTGCCCCATGGCCGATGAAGTTGTGGCATAGGTGTACTTGTTGTAGTTGAACTTGTCCATGATGATTCCCTGTGCGTTTAGGGTTGAGGTGTAAGCATCTTTGTTGATTGTGTAATCGTTCTTAAAACTTAGGGCAGCACTTGCATTCAATGTCTGGTTGCCTATTTTCCATGATTTTCCCATTCCAAGGTCAAGCCCCAGCTCAGGCAATCCCTGTTTCTTACCGGCTCTGAAGGAAGTCTTGAAAGGATTGTTGCCGCCTGCATAACTCCTGAAATCGTCCGACCTCATCTTCTTTATATCCGAAGGAAGAATCAATCCGTTCATCCATCCCAAGTAGGGGCATCCTGTGTTGCCTTTGTCTGATGCATAGAAATCGGCGAATAGTGTGTTCAGCTTGCCTCCTGTTGAGGCTGATACGGTGAAGTAATCGCTCCCGATGTTCTCTTTCGATTCGATGTTGATATGTGCTCCCGAATAGTCGCCGAATGTAGAAGGCTGATACACCTTGCTCACCGTGATGTTCTTCACAACCGAAGTAGGGAAGAGGGAGAGAGGTATCAGTTTGTTGTCCGGATTCGGGGAGGCGATGGAGAGTCCGTTTAGTGTTGTTGTGCTGTAGCGGTCGCCCAGCCCTCTTACAAACAGCTGGTCGTTTTTTCCTTCAATAGAGATACCTGTAATCTTTTTCACCCCATCGGCCACCGTCGAGATACCTTTTACCGACATCTCTTTGGCTCCCAGGTTCTCGAGTGCGATGGTTGCTTTCTGACGTTCCACCATCAGTGCTTTTTCTGTTTCCAGATTCTTCCGGCCTAATACCACCACCTCTTTTAGTCTGATGTTGGCTGGCATCAGTACGCCGTCTATCTGTGTAGCTTGTCTTGCTTTTACTGTTACCCCCGTAATTTTCTGCGTGTCGTACGAAATATACGATATCTGAATTGTGTGAGTTCCCTGCGGTACTCCGTTGATGGTATATTTCCCGTCAAAATCGGTAATGGCTCCCAAGCTGCTGTTTTCCACCTGGACGGTAACCCCGAAGAGGGCTTCTTTGGTTTGACCGTCTGTGATGCATCCGGTTATTTTTCCTTTCTGTGCAAAAGTGGTCGATGAGATTAGAAAAGCGAATGCAAGTAAAATTGATTTGTACATACTTTCTTTATTTTGTGATAAAGTCATACTGATGTTAGTTTGTAGATTATGTGCCTTATTTTTCTTTTGCAAAGTTGAGGCAAGCAGGTTACATCAGTAAGTCAGAGCAGGTACAATTGGTTTATATATTTGCTACAAGTGTATTACGGTGTTATAAATGCATGAAGAAACAGTTTCA
The Bacteroides sedimenti genome window above contains:
- a CDS encoding TonB-dependent receptor domain-containing protein, yielding MYKSILLAFAFLISSTTFAQKGKITGCITDGQTKEALFGVTVQVENSSLGAITDFDGKYTINGVPQGTHTIQISYISYDTQKITGVTVKARQATQIDGVLMPANIRLKEVVVLGRKNLETEKALMVERQKATIALENLGAKEMSVKGISTVADGVKKITGISIEGKNDQLFVRGLGDRYSTTTLNGLSIASPNPDNKLIPLSLFPTSVVKNITVSKVYQPSTFGDYSGAHINIESKENIGSDYFTVSASTGGKLNTLFADFYASDKGNTGCPYLGWMNGLILPSDIKKMRSDDFRSYAGGNNPFKTSFRAGKKQGLPELGLDLGMGKSWKIGNQTLNASAALSFKNDYTINKDAYTSTLNAQGIIMDKFNYNKYTYATTSSAMGQLSYTLRKNDLLTYNVMYVKSTDDSYSDRDGVDPEGILLRGSNSIYHIYALLNNQLAGQHSLSDKLLLNWQGSYGKTSSDEPDRRQVMFAKGDNRTLSLFRLNQQETMRYFGELDENEWVGDMKLKYNFTNNYSESNFIRIGGAAKSKSRDYYSANFYYNVDGIRPVITDIYNTDSYLNFENLRNGSIYINKSSQPRNKYFAGNDLYAGFAEIEFSPMDKLLAGAGVRYEHSQQWVRYWNDAAAEKRAELNSDDLFPALNLKYTIDKQSSMRLSASRTVTRPSFIEMAPFEYQESYGGEIVRGYADIKNGYNYNIDLRYEIFPLSGEMYSISAYYKYLDSPIECIQEYSGSAIQSFRNVNKGMVAGIELEMKKKLAKYLKLDFNASYIYTKITLPEDGIYTDKSRQLQGASPYLVNADLNYSPKFSKDKMLSLSLVYNLQGPRIHTVGINNVNNVEEKAFNALDFIGRYSVNKHLQFKFQAKNLINQDRKFTQKISGTGKVETVKYHKDGTSFDLGFTYNF